AAGACGCCCTCGGGCGCCACCCACAGCAGCACGCCGCGCTCCAAGTGCGGCAGCAGGCACCGCAGCACGCGGGCGCCCGGCGGCGGCTCCGGGAAGCGAACCTGCGCCATGCGCGGTGGCCGCCCCAGCAGGCGCTCGGCGGCGGCGCGCGGGCTCAGGCTGCAGCCCTCGGCAGTGCGCGCCACGGCTTCGCGCACCAGCTCCGCGCCGTAGAAGAGCCGCACGTGCAGCCAGCAATCTGTGGAAAAGGCAGGGGGCGCGCGCCCGGCGTTGGAGACGCCAGCTCCCTGCACTCCAGGTCCTTCTCTCCCCGACCTCGGGAATTTTTGACGCTCCCCCTCTAGATAAGTGATGATGATAATTTTCACTTGTGAGAATTATATAATAGCAGCTTCTAGTAATAAACCAACTGGTAGTTGAACTTCAAAAGCATAGGGTCTGGGGCTATTAGCACAGTGGGAGGGGGGCATGGCACTGAGGAGTCTCCAACTTCTGGGATTCTAGGAGTGTCTTCCcagcaaatattttaatagtaacAAAAATACTACTACTGCTAATAATAATGGCAGCAgtgactaataataataatggcagcaAGAGCATAACAGCAGCCTTCCATATGAAGAGCCAAAAAAATCTCAGTGGGTAGGGCTGTGGGCTCTGCAGCCAGGCCCTTGGATACTAATCTCTCGCTGTACCTGTTAGTAACTTTCCCAGGGTTACCAACTGTGCCATCTTGAGCCGGGTTCTTATTTTAACCTCTGTGTCTGgtttctgcatctataaaatggggataacggCAGTATCTATCTTGCAGGGCTGTGGGGAGCGCCTAGAAGGGTGCCTGGCATAAGCTAGGTCCTCAACAAATGTTAGCAGTGGTTTGGTTATTATCTGGAGTCTGGGCTGGGGCCTTTGGGTGGGAGACAGGCCATCTATCTGGCCCCAACCCTGGGCCCTCCCCCGTTCTGCATAGAGGTTGGAAGAGAGGACGTTCTGATTCCTCACCAGGGTTGCCGAAAtcctcagagagcaagaggcccCAGGGGTGTGCAGGATCCTGGGCTTGGtaccctggggaaggaggggaagcAGTAAGGCATCACCTCATTTTGGGTCCCTTGACCCCAAATCAAGGTCCCAGAAgaggcctgggaggaggcaggggtgggtgaGGAGACCCAGTCCTTACGGTGATCAGCCAGAGGGCCTGGGAGCAGGGCAGCTGGTGGTGGGGAGCCCTGCTGGGCCAGCCTGGGGCGCCGCTCCTTGTCCTTATCCTCTGTGGCTAATCCGGAGCCATCCTGAGCATTGGGAGAAAGGGTTGTGAAGGTGGGAGAGGAGGCCTGTGGGCCACAGGAGTTCCCCGACAGTCTGCACTGAGGCACGGGGAGGTCTGGACAAGACTAAAGGCCAGCTGGGGTTGACAGGGACTTTGAGGTTTCAGAGCTCACACCCTTCCCCTACAGAGGCAAAGAGAGAGTTGATGGGTTGTTGGGGGTGATGTGGTCGGAGATGAAGCTCATCGTGATAGAGAGAGAAGTGCTAGGAGTGAATGCGGAGAGGGGTGATGGAGATGGGGGAACAGAGCCGTGGAATAAGGGCACTAGGGACAGTGGCGTGAGCCAGGCTTATGGGGGGATGAGGGCAGAGCAAAGACCCATAGATGAAGAGGGGGAGGTGATGAGGTGGAAATGAAAAGATGATACAGACCgtgatggagagagagatgagggGGAGTTGGCAACAATGAGAGAGGTGATGATGATGAAGGGAATACGGTGATGGAACTGGATCTGATAGGGTGAGTGGGGACAGAGGGATGGACCCAGTGATGACAAGCGAGGGGGATGAGCTGAGAAAATAGGGTTGGTGCAGATGGAGTGATGGAGATGAAGATGGTGAAGGTGATGGGACAGAAATGATGGAGGCAAAGAGAATggaatgaaagagcagaaaatgaTGCAGAGATGGAGTAGAGGTAGGAAGTGGAGCTGTTGGAGGGATGGGGACAGAGACAGGCAGGAGCTGGCGGAGAGGATGAGGTAAGTGCACTGGGGATCAGGGAgcgggtggggggtggctggGCTGGAAGGGCCGTGCGGGCTGGAAGGGCACACTGACCTGGTCTGTCCTGCAGGCCGGCTCTGTCCCTTCTCCAGGGGGCTCCTGCTGGCTCTGGGGAATGTCCTCCTCTTTATGGGGAGCACAAGCCCTGGTAACTGGATGAAGCAGGAGACAATCTGTGGTTTCCTGGGCCCCAAGGGGAGCCCCCTCAACTTTGTCTGAGATGAGCCCCGCTCTCTGCATGACCTCAGGCAAGGcccacctcttctctctccctctctctctctctctccccctgcctcctctgGGCTTTCCTTCTCAAATGGGGAGAGAAACTGGGTGGCCTAAGGGTCCTACTATGTTTACCAGCCCATGAGTTTAAAGCCATcatttcctgttttacagatgggcAAAGTGAGGTCCTTCTTGCCCAGAGAGCCATCCTCAGCTGCTACCTCCAGGGGTATGATGGTACCTGGGCCATGGGCACCATCGGACACGAGCCGGTACACCTTGTAGGGGTTGGAGATGTCCAGCTGGCTGCGCTCACGCACCTCGCAGAAGTCCGCGCTCTTGTTGAGGGCACAGCGGAGCCGAGTCTTCCAGGTGGAGGGGTCCTCCTTGTCAATGCCCTCTAGGTGCTTGCCCTTGTGTATGGCCCACGCCTGAGGATGAGCAGGGGCATTTGGGGAGGAATAGCCTGGGAGAGGGGGCTGGTGCCACGCCAAGGGCTGAAGGCTGCTTATCGCCCATCCTTCTCTCCCTGTGCCTTTCTGTCCCTTtgttcctccatccctccctctcttcccccctcccttcaTCCAACACAAATTCCTTGAActcctgctatgtgccaggcccaAGTTAGGGACTGAATGGGAACAGCATAGACATGGTCCCAGTTCTCAAGGAACCCCAGTCTAATGAGAGAAAGCGGCCACAGACAGCAAAAGGAAATAACTATATTCCAAATTATGGATTGTGAGAAATGAAATATCAACAGGATGATGGGATATAAAATGATAgtagtcggagttcccatcatgggaacaaatccgactaggaccatgaggttgagggttcaatcccaggttaacaaatccgactaggaccatgaggttgagggttcaatcccaggccttgctcagcgggttaaggatccggagttgccacaagctgcggtgtaggtcgcagatgcagcttggatccagcattgtggtaggcctgcagctgcagctccaatgctaccccttgccagggaacttccatatgatgctgctgtggctataaaaagaaaaaaaaaaaaaagaccccaggtGCCCCAGCAGGACAGTCAAGGGTGTTCTTAGCTCTTCTAGTCCTACAGAAGGGTCCAGAGTAAGGAGGACCATGCCAAACTCAGTTTTCTTTAAGGTCTGCCTACCCATGTGAATAAATTTCCACGCCTTTTCACATAGTCAATTGTCTAGGAAACAGTTGTTAAATCTTACatatacggagttcctgttgtggctcagtggttaatgaatctgactaggaaccaggaggttgcaggttcgatccctggccttgctcagtgggttgaagatctggtgttgccgtgagatgtggtgttggtcgtagatgcagttcagatcccacgttgctatggctcttcagtgtaggccagctgctacagttctgattcgacccctagcctgggaacctccatatgccgtgggaagcggccctagaaaaggcaaaaacaccaaaaaaataaaaaataaaaaatggtagtATGATTTGCTCTCTGGAGAGCCATAAAACTAGAACCCTACCCATTGTCACATACAGAGTAGACTCTGGATgattaaaaaaccaaaagtaaaGGGTAAAACTGTAAACTTAATAGAAAATAATGTAGGAGAAAATCTTCTAGGTGCAGAGGTTGCTTCTTGAACAAAATTTCAAAGACATGAACCCTAAGGCAAAAAACATTTGCAATGTCTAAAATCAGCAAGGGACCAAGATCTAGAATATGTAGGAACTTCTGCAATCAACAAGGACCAGACAGGATCCCCTAAAGAAAAAATTCTCTATCAAAGGACAAGAATGGGTGgtttacagaagaggaagctggAAGCCTGTTAGCTTAAGAGGGGCTACTGAAACTCATGAAtgccagagaaatgcaaataaaaatatgagatatCACTGTAAGCTTGCAACACTTAGCCAGCTGCATAAGCCAGGAATTGGTTGGGATATGGACACTGCTGATGGATGTGGAATGGGTGCAGTGTTTCTAGAGGGTAATTAGGTATGCCTAGGCCAAATGAGTATAAGCATAGCCTGTGAGCAGAAATTCCAATCCCAAAGGAATTCTCACAGAGCCTCATGAGGGGACCAGGGCAAGCAGATCCATCACAGTGTTATTTGAGGTCTAGAAATCAAACTTGTGTCCATTCCTGGGAAAGTGGATGGGTATGTGTGTCTATTAGATGCCCACTATAGAGTCTATGCACCATCCAGAAGCATCTAGGAGCAACAAATTAGATGGACAGAGAACAAGTTCTCCCACCATAGCAGTCACTCTAATGTGTTTAATGAATATCTTTGGTTTGTATGATTTCTTGCAAAGTGGGTATTGATGTTTTGTGTGTATTCTCACCTTATATATATCATACTGTGTTGTAGATCTCAttctgtgtcttatttttattttattcaggatCATGCTCTAAA
The sequence above is a segment of the Sus scrofa isolate TJ Tabasco breed Duroc chromosome 17, Sscrofa11.1, whole genome shotgun sequence genome. Coding sequences within it:
- the FOXS1 gene encoding forkhead box protein S1 isoform X1, yielding MKGGGKRGRDGGTKGQKGTGREGWAISSLQPLAWHQPPLPGYSSPNAPAHPQAWAIHKGKHLEGIDKEDPSTWKTRLRCALNKSADFCEVRERSQLDISNPYKVYRLVSDGAHGPVTRACAPHKEEDIPQSQQEPPGEGTEPACRTDQDGSGLATEDKDKERRPRLAQQGSPPPAALLPGPLADHRYQAQDPAHPWGLLLSEDFGNPDCWLHVRLFYGAELVREAVARTAEGCSLSPRAAAERLLGRPPRMAQVRFPEPPPGARVLRCLLPHLERGVLLWVAPEGVFAKRLCQGRVYWRGPLAPHRSRPNKLERERTCQLLDTRRFLAELRAHLQDGRPEPEYQIRLCFGEEYPGPPDQPEERLIMAHVEPVFARELLLHSKRQGQVPSLEPPRASLT
- the FOXS1 gene encoding forkhead box protein S1 isoform X2 yields the protein MNKAWAIHKGKHLEGIDKEDPSTWKTRLRCALNKSADFCEVRERSQLDISNPYKVYRLVSDGAHGPVTRACAPHKEEDIPQSQQEPPGEGTEPACRTDQDGSGLATEDKDKERRPRLAQQGSPPPAALLPGPLADHRYQAQDPAHPWGLLLSEDFGNPDCWLHVRLFYGAELVREAVARTAEGCSLSPRAAAERLLGRPPRMAQVRFPEPPPGARVLRCLLPHLERGVLLWVAPEGVFAKRLCQGRVYWRGPLAPHRSRPNKLERERTCQLLDTRRFLAELRAHLQDGRPEPEYQIRLCFGEEYPGPPDQPEERLIMAHVEPVFARELLLHSKRQGQVPSLEPPRASLT